From Campylobacter upsaliensis, the proteins below share one genomic window:
- a CDS encoding M48 family metallopeptidase has product MARQSTCIIWKKWRIFIYKKQIKNLILRIDNEGNFKLSMPHFYPLERLEEFLIKNEKWLQNAYRNYQKNLKKEDEVEFLGKKYKLILEPNLSKAQLFKNEIKTPNLEHLQIFIRKNARIIFNFYLKKWQRKTRLYPSKIRLKMMQTRWGSCNHKKAYINLNLKLTEKPLKAIEYVILHELTHLKFPHHGKEFYAFLLENMQDFRQRENIYFKTPLK; this is encoded by the coding sequence ATGGCAAGGCAAAGCACTTGTATAATATGGAAAAAATGGCGAATTTTTATCTATAAAAAGCAGATTAAAAATCTCATCTTAAGAATAGATAATGAGGGAAATTTTAAACTTAGTATGCCGCATTTTTATCCCTTAGAAAGACTTGAAGAATTTTTGATAAAAAATGAAAAATGGCTTCAAAACGCTTATAGAAATTATCAAAAAAATTTAAAAAAAGAAGATGAAGTTGAATTTCTTGGTAAAAAATACAAGCTTATTTTAGAGCCAAATTTAAGCAAAGCACAGCTTTTCAAAAATGAGATAAAAACGCCAAATTTAGAGCATTTGCAAATTTTTATAAGGAAAAATGCTAGAATTATTTTTAATTTTTATCTTAAAAAATGGCAGAGAAAAACAAGGCTTTATCCAAGTAAAATTCGTCTTAAAATGATGCAAACGCGTTGGGGTTCTTGTAATCATAAAAAAGCCTACATTAATCTTAATCTAAAGCTTACGGAAAAGCCTTTAAAAGCGATAGAATATGTCATCTTGCACGAATTAACACACCTAAAATTCCCTCATCACGGCAAAGAATTTTACGCTTTTTTACTTGAAAATATGCAAGATTTTAGACAAAGAGAAAATATATATTTTAAAACCCCCTTAAAATAG
- a CDS encoding MATE family efflux transporter, translated as MNKQLSLKQLSVPIFCEMFLRYLSLIINTVMVSQYSNSLVGAMGAGNQILDLFITIFSFLSVGCSVVIAQALGARNFTLARKVIHQSLFLNALLGFFCMLFILWQGDFLLTLLKIPNELLKDSQIYLHMLAICLFFDAIGIVMAAVVRVYNHAFFVMFVTLLMDGFIIFGNYIVLHHTSLELFGVGLSNVIGRVLAIIALLLILIFKLKIHLKLREMFALEKEVVKKILNIGGFSAGENLLWIVQYTIAFAFVASLGKENLSVQTIYFQISMMIMLIGQAISVANEIIIGKLVGARYFNVAYKHTWVALYLSLVASLVVALLNFILQDFTMNTLKLENVLKELMIPLFTLSIFLEVFRSFNIVMVNALRASGDAKFPFFSGLVFMMGVSLPVGYALCFYAGLGIVGVWLGFCADEFLRGLVNAYRWKSKKWQGKALV; from the coding sequence ATGAACAAACAACTCTCTTTAAAACAGCTTAGTGTTCCAATATTTTGCGAGATGTTTTTACGCTATCTCTCTTTAATCATCAACACCGTTATGGTCTCTCAATACTCCAATTCCCTAGTCGGTGCTATGGGTGCTGGAAATCAAATATTAGATCTTTTCATTACCATTTTTAGCTTTTTAAGCGTGGGTTGTAGCGTAGTCATCGCACAGGCTTTAGGAGCTAGGAATTTCACTCTTGCTAGGAAAGTAATTCATCAAAGCTTGTTTTTAAATGCACTTTTGGGCTTTTTTTGTATGCTTTTTATTTTATGGCAAGGAGATTTTCTACTCACTTTGCTTAAAATTCCCAATGAGCTTTTAAAAGATAGCCAAATTTATTTACATATGCTTGCGATTTGTCTCTTTTTTGACGCTATTGGTATCGTTATGGCAGCCGTTGTGAGAGTGTATAATCACGCTTTTTTTGTGATGTTTGTAACGCTTTTAATGGATGGATTTATCATTTTTGGAAATTATATCGTCTTGCATCACACAAGCTTAGAGCTTTTTGGAGTAGGGCTTAGTAATGTCATAGGGCGTGTTTTAGCCATAATCGCACTTTTACTTATACTCATTTTTAAACTTAAAATTCATTTAAAATTACGCGAAATGTTTGCCCTTGAAAAAGAGGTTGTTAAAAAAATCTTAAATATAGGTGGCTTTTCAGCTGGAGAAAATTTACTTTGGATCGTGCAATACACCATAGCCTTTGCCTTTGTGGCAAGTTTGGGTAAAGAAAATTTAAGCGTTCAAACGATTTATTTTCAAATTTCTATGATGATTATGCTTATTGGTCAAGCCATAAGCGTGGCTAATGAAATCATCATCGGCAAACTTGTCGGTGCTAGGTATTTTAATGTTGCCTATAAGCACACTTGGGTCGCTTTATATCTTAGTCTAGTGGCTTCTTTGGTGGTGGCTTTACTTAATTTCATTTTGCAAGATTTTACTATGAACACTCTCAAGCTTGAAAATGTGCTTAAGGAGCTTATGATACCACTTTTCACGCTTTCTATTTTTCTTGAGGTTTTTCGCTCTTTTAATATTGTTATGGTTAATGCTCTAAGGGCGAGTGGCGATGCAAAATTTCCATTTTTTAGTGGACTTGTTTTTATGATGGGCGTTTCTTTACCTGTGGGCTATGCTTTGTGTTTTTATGCTGGACTTGGGATAGTGGGTGTGTGGCTTGGCTTTTGTGCGGACGAGTTTTTAAGAGGCTTAGTTAATGCTTATAGATGGAAAAGTAAAAAATGGCAAGGCAAAGCACTTGTATAA